The Triplophysa rosa linkage group LG15, Trosa_1v2, whole genome shotgun sequence genome has a segment encoding these proteins:
- the LOC130566281 gene encoding spermatogenesis-associated serine-rich protein 1 isoform X1 yields MDRSEMSCMSMNVRKHTASQHSLWSSGKEQEFKPHIRHVEPVLTECDLDWKSRLRRIAEPRYGDAPLPHIKDIKFPIERKLMRSFPQSNMTSWTEWSFYPNFGQPKTYHTGKRCFIDNMNQPRSTRCISENSLESSIGRKKKATDKFNSSTRARPFLVPEYSPGFHKFKSTPHTTTFGSLATYESFIRLQAPPKEFRKSYAEKNKIREKENDILEVERLNNWKPAPDIYPRAVSQDI; encoded by the exons ATGGACAGGAG tGAAATGTCTTGCATGAGCATGAATGTGAGGAAACACACTGCCTCTCAACACTCACTCTGGAGTTCTGGAAAAGAGCAAGAGTTCAAGCCTCACATTAGACACGTTGAGCCTGTTCTGACTGA ATGTGACCTGGACTGGAAATCCCGTCTGCGCAGGATAGCTGAACCTCGATACGGTGATGCCCCACTTCCGCACATCAAAGACATAAAGTTTCCCATCGAAAGAAAACTGATGAGGTCATTTCCAC AGTCTAATATGACGTCCTGGACTGAGTGGAGCTTTTATCCAAACTTTGGACAGCCCAAGACCTATCACACTGGAAAGAGATGTTTTATAGACAATATGAATCAACCAAGAAGCACAAGATGTATTTCTGAGAATTCCCTGGAATCATCCATTGGGAGGAAAAAGAAGG CCACAGATAAATTCAACTCGTCAACAAGAGCCAGACCTTTTCTAGTTCCTGAGTATAGCCCTGGCTTTCACAAGTTTAAATCAACTCCACACACAACTACTTTTGG GTCTTTAGCCACTTATGAATCATTTATTCGCCTACAGGCCCCTCCAAAAGAGTTCAG AAAATCTTAtgcagagaaaaacaaaattcGAGAGAAAGAAAATGACATTCTTGAAGTCGAGAGGCTAAACAACTGGAAACCAGCGCCAGATATCTATCCCAGGGCAGTTTCGCAGGACATCTAA
- the LOC130566281 gene encoding spermatogenesis-associated serine-rich protein 1 isoform X2, with translation MSCMSMNVRKHTASQHSLWSSGKEQEFKPHIRHVEPVLTECDLDWKSRLRRIAEPRYGDAPLPHIKDIKFPIERKLMRSFPQSNMTSWTEWSFYPNFGQPKTYHTGKRCFIDNMNQPRSTRCISENSLESSIGRKKKATDKFNSSTRARPFLVPEYSPGFHKFKSTPHTTTFGSLATYESFIRLQAPPKEFRKSYAEKNKIREKENDILEVERLNNWKPAPDIYPRAVSQDI, from the exons ATGTCTTGCATGAGCATGAATGTGAGGAAACACACTGCCTCTCAACACTCACTCTGGAGTTCTGGAAAAGAGCAAGAGTTCAAGCCTCACATTAGACACGTTGAGCCTGTTCTGACTGA ATGTGACCTGGACTGGAAATCCCGTCTGCGCAGGATAGCTGAACCTCGATACGGTGATGCCCCACTTCCGCACATCAAAGACATAAAGTTTCCCATCGAAAGAAAACTGATGAGGTCATTTCCAC AGTCTAATATGACGTCCTGGACTGAGTGGAGCTTTTATCCAAACTTTGGACAGCCCAAGACCTATCACACTGGAAAGAGATGTTTTATAGACAATATGAATCAACCAAGAAGCACAAGATGTATTTCTGAGAATTCCCTGGAATCATCCATTGGGAGGAAAAAGAAGG CCACAGATAAATTCAACTCGTCAACAAGAGCCAGACCTTTTCTAGTTCCTGAGTATAGCCCTGGCTTTCACAAGTTTAAATCAACTCCACACACAACTACTTTTGG GTCTTTAGCCACTTATGAATCATTTATTCGCCTACAGGCCCCTCCAAAAGAGTTCAG AAAATCTTAtgcagagaaaaacaaaattcGAGAGAAAGAAAATGACATTCTTGAAGTCGAGAGGCTAAACAACTGGAAACCAGCGCCAGATATCTATCCCAGGGCAGTTTCGCAGGACATCTAA